The Leptospirales bacterium genome has a window encoding:
- a CDS encoding BamA/TamA family outer membrane protein translates to MAEGDAAASGPLRRCFFKLTGDLPLSLWTNSALRRNSNSGDSGALNPGHRLRSLLRNRPHLRRWAPLALLLALCVSILPLFSQDARFVGKPIRDIEFRGLRNVSIDDLLPLLSSQVGENLEESNYNRDVRALFQTGFFSDVVMRARLSSDGGVELFFDVVELPRIRLVQYLGVDEIPVQDLRTVAGVREGDVFNLQRIKEAAAAIQRKYRGEGYLLAEVFYRIGEASGANRIDVSFVVDEGQSIPISRINIIGPRNLDPEEIRDALELKEESFLEDGVFDEAKFEEDKFKILAFAKSRGYLDAEIDPQGTGYEIRWRTPSRPEDGRVVIITYKLNEGEIRFFGGYSLEHDRTALNQELNPPERTITDPENQLRPIFKPEQLLIGLEYNNDDVGEIFDEGKLFRDRGYLQEAYSSQGYVFAQIQPATLSFKLDEATVRRYEECLPRGVQDACGREASWMNLPAMREALSNPELAGRTFRHIHFIVRENGLAYIENIIIKGNQKTQEYVIRRELLMKEGQLFNSALVNRSREKLINLGYFKEVNLQMRPGSADDRMNLIIDVEEQPTGTISLGGGYGTQSGFSIFTEVGENNLNGTGQRISGRLEYGPNRRTLGMEWSDPWFYESCADNTGSFWRNKLKDIDGASDLVHLLVVADSFQNEFTEIGVLMRSYVEEAGGDRSVEALDRVKARSRALIRGFVAREEECYRSFPQPWALRLGAFYQSIVFEDASPLPISFDANDLFEPASFERNRFGLEIGISHSFLVNWAHYHIYSPSWSTASRPTSLSNDQVLSDVALGWQFKSSLTNGVVYNTVDNVFNPTEGFRLNSAIETVGGLLGGQDHFNRYSISTSYYFWWFDYTFGGLFRKNILKRWRVVQELRLRGIFTHETAPASGSQDKSRNPFIEAEDRLFLGGYNQLRGYDFTDSKFPRIWQSGGSHQLLGGVELRFPIEPSILWLVAFFDGGALYNNVGEYIGDDKTAIETYEQQTNLLRASSDPLIVLLNDTRDPSVFWTRRWHFDSFTDWNDPYRSVFSARNVALDRALYSWGFGLRVQIPVLPLRLFVAQKLYYSHGRLRPIPGDDEFQFVFGIGDQRF, encoded by the coding sequence GTGGCAGAAGGCGATGCGGCCGCTTCTGGCCCGCTGCGCCGCTGTTTTTTCAAGCTGACGGGCGATTTGCCGCTGAGTTTGTGGACTAATTCTGCGCTTCGGCGCAACTCCAACTCAGGCGATTCAGGCGCATTGAACCCCGGTCATCGACTCAGAAGCCTGCTCCGAAACCGGCCGCACCTCCGTCGCTGGGCGCCTCTTGCTCTGCTGCTGGCTCTTTGCGTCTCGATTCTCCCGCTCTTTTCCCAGGACGCCCGTTTTGTCGGAAAGCCAATCCGCGACATCGAGTTTCGAGGCCTGCGAAACGTTTCAATCGATGACCTGTTGCCGCTGCTGAGTTCGCAGGTTGGCGAGAACCTGGAAGAGTCAAATTACAACCGCGATGTTCGCGCCCTGTTTCAGACCGGCTTCTTCAGCGATGTTGTGATGCGCGCCCGTTTGAGCAGCGATGGCGGCGTGGAGCTTTTTTTTGACGTGGTGGAACTGCCTCGCATCCGGCTGGTACAATACCTGGGCGTTGACGAAATACCAGTCCAGGATTTGCGCACCGTCGCCGGGGTTCGGGAGGGCGATGTTTTCAATTTGCAGCGAATCAAGGAAGCGGCGGCGGCTATCCAGCGCAAATACCGCGGCGAGGGCTACCTGCTGGCAGAGGTTTTCTATCGCATCGGCGAGGCTTCCGGCGCCAATCGCATCGACGTCAGCTTTGTTGTTGATGAGGGTCAGAGCATCCCCATTTCCCGGATCAATATTATCGGCCCGCGGAACCTGGACCCAGAAGAGATTCGCGATGCATTGGAGTTGAAAGAAGAGAGCTTTCTGGAAGACGGCGTTTTCGACGAAGCCAAATTCGAGGAAGACAAATTCAAGATTCTGGCTTTTGCCAAGAGTCGCGGCTACCTGGATGCAGAAATCGACCCCCAGGGCACAGGCTACGAAATCCGCTGGCGCACTCCGTCCCGTCCCGAAGACGGGCGGGTAGTCATCATTACTTACAAACTGAACGAAGGCGAGATTCGATTTTTTGGCGGCTACAGCCTGGAGCATGACCGCACGGCGCTCAACCAGGAGCTAAACCCTCCAGAGCGAACAATCACCGATCCGGAAAATCAGCTGCGACCGATCTTCAAGCCCGAGCAGTTGCTGATCGGGCTTGAGTACAACAACGACGACGTAGGCGAAATTTTTGATGAAGGAAAGCTCTTTCGCGATCGCGGCTACCTGCAGGAGGCCTATTCCTCCCAGGGCTACGTCTTTGCCCAAATACAGCCGGCTACCTTAAGCTTCAAACTGGACGAGGCCACGGTCCGTCGTTACGAGGAGTGCTTGCCGCGCGGAGTGCAAGACGCCTGTGGTCGCGAGGCCAGCTGGATGAATCTCCCGGCCATGCGCGAGGCGCTGTCCAATCCGGAACTTGCCGGCCGCACCTTCCGGCATATCCACTTCATAGTCCGCGAAAATGGCCTGGCGTATATTGAAAACATTATCATTAAAGGCAATCAGAAGACCCAGGAGTATGTGATCCGTCGCGAGCTGTTGATGAAAGAAGGCCAGCTATTCAACTCGGCGCTGGTCAATCGCAGCCGCGAAAAATTGATCAACCTGGGATACTTTAAAGAAGTAAACCTTCAAATGCGACCCGGTTCGGCGGATGATCGCATGAACCTGATCATCGACGTCGAGGAGCAGCCCACGGGTACGATCAGCCTTGGCGGCGGCTATGGCACACAGTCGGGTTTTTCCATCTTTACCGAGGTTGGCGAAAACAACCTCAACGGAACCGGACAGCGAATTTCCGGCCGACTGGAATACGGGCCCAACCGCCGCACGCTTGGCATGGAGTGGAGCGATCCCTGGTTCTACGAGTCCTGCGCCGACAACACCGGTTCCTTCTGGCGAAACAAGCTCAAGGATATTGACGGCGCCAGCGATCTGGTGCACCTGCTGGTGGTCGCCGATTCGTTCCAGAACGAGTTTACGGAAATTGGCGTCCTGATGCGCAGCTATGTCGAGGAGGCTGGCGGCGATCGCAGTGTTGAGGCCCTGGACCGTGTGAAAGCTCGTTCACGCGCTTTGATCCGCGGTTTTGTCGCCCGCGAGGAGGAGTGTTACCGCAGCTTTCCCCAGCCCTGGGCCCTGCGCCTGGGCGCCTTCTATCAGTCCATTGTATTTGAAGATGCCAGCCCGCTGCCGATCAGCTTTGACGCCAACGATCTGTTTGAACCGGCAAGTTTTGAACGCAACCGCTTCGGTCTGGAAATCGGCATCTCCCATTCCTTCCTGGTCAACTGGGCGCACTACCACATCTACTCGCCATCGTGGTCGACCGCTTCGCGACCAACTTCGCTATCCAACGACCAGGTGCTCAGCGATGTAGCTCTGGGCTGGCAATTCAAGTCCAGTCTCACCAACGGCGTGGTCTACAACACGGTGGACAACGTCTTCAATCCGACGGAAGGCTTTCGACTGAACTCCGCCATCGAAACGGTCGGGGGATTGCTTGGCGGCCAGGACCATTTCAATCGCTACTCGATCAGCACCAGCTACTATTTCTGGTGGTTCGACTATACCTTTGGCGGTCTGTTTCGCAAAAACATTCTGAAACGCTGGCGAGTCGTGCAGGAACTGCGATTGCGCGGCATCTTTACGCACGAGACGGCCCCGGCCAGCGGCAGTCAGGATAAGTCGCGCAACCCCTTCATCGAAGCGGAGGATCGGCTCTTCCTGGGCGGCTACAACCAACTGCGCGGGTACGACTTCACCGACTCCAAGTTTCCGCGCATCTGGCAAAGCGGCGGCAGCCACCAGCTGCTTGGCGGCGTAGAACTGCGCTTTCCCATTGAACCTTCGATTCTCTGGCTGGTGGCCTTCTTCGACGGCGGAGCGCTCTACAACAACGTTGGCGAGTACATTGGCGACGATAAGACCGCCATCGAGACCTATGAGCAGCAGACCAACCTGCTGCGCGCCAGCAGCGATCCGTTGATCGTGCTGCTCAATGACACCCGCGACCCAAGCGTCTTCTGGACCCGTCGCTGGCATTTTGATTCCTTTACCGACTGGAACGATCCCTATCGTTCGGTATTCAGCGCTCGCAACGTGGCTCTGGATCGAGCGCTCTATTCCTGGGGCTTTGGCCTGCGCGTCCAGATTCCGGTTCTGCCGCTGCGACTTTTTGTGGCCCAGAAGCTCTACTACAGCCACGGCCGACTGCGGCCCATCCCCGGCGACGATGAATTTCAGTTCGTTTTTGGAATTGGCGACCAGCGCTTCTAG
- a CDS encoding amino acid permease has product MDSVSSKRPAHLHRQIGLATAGLVLVANMIGAGIFANTGKIQADVGAPWLVIALWAVGGVMALSGALCYAELGAMMPHAGGEYVYLRTLFGRMWSFLSGWISFVVGFAAPAASTAILSGDYLHQLIQSVAPGSALAQIFAEPVYQRVYAASLIILFSGIHVLGVRSGSLVQNLLTVLKLFIIGLFLCGGFAVIALGGGSGQLGVAPEAASATGGMALPGWSALAIGLLWVGYAYSGWNSATYLAEEIEKPERNLPRAMIIGTVGTILLYVALNILYYLAAPAGEFSGSFLVASIAAERLFGANISVIFKVAFCLLMLSSMSAYIMIGPRVYFAMARDNLFFSYARRINPRFGTPVVSIFFQAALALVYIFTGTYDSIMTLMGFALMIFPLLTVIGLVIDRYRRPRAERPYRAPFFPLAPAIFIGLSVFTMVGSYLEAPASCLWALLIAAGGVPVYFVWTSIYRWLAGRQTAIVPD; this is encoded by the coding sequence ATGGATTCTGTCTCCTCAAAACGTCCAGCTCATTTGCACCGCCAGATCGGTCTGGCCACCGCTGGCCTTGTCCTGGTTGCGAACATGATTGGCGCCGGAATTTTTGCGAACACCGGTAAAATCCAGGCGGATGTTGGCGCTCCGTGGCTGGTCATCGCGCTATGGGCGGTCGGCGGGGTGATGGCCTTGAGCGGCGCCCTTTGTTACGCAGAGCTGGGCGCAATGATGCCCCATGCGGGCGGCGAGTACGTTTACTTGCGCACTCTGTTTGGCCGTATGTGGTCCTTCCTTTCGGGCTGGATCAGCTTTGTCGTCGGATTTGCGGCCCCCGCTGCCAGCACCGCAATTCTATCCGGCGACTACCTGCACCAGTTGATCCAATCCGTGGCGCCGGGCAGCGCGCTGGCGCAGATTTTTGCCGAGCCCGTTTACCAGCGCGTCTACGCCGCCTCTTTGATCATCCTGTTCAGCGGCATTCATGTCCTTGGCGTACGCAGCGGCAGCCTCGTCCAAAATCTTTTAACCGTTCTCAAGCTTTTCATCATTGGTCTTTTTTTGTGCGGCGGCTTTGCAGTCATCGCCCTTGGCGGCGGCAGCGGCCAATTGGGCGTCGCCCCGGAAGCCGCGTCGGCGACGGGCGGCATGGCCTTGCCAGGCTGGTCAGCGCTGGCCATTGGCCTTTTGTGGGTTGGCTACGCCTACTCTGGCTGGAACAGCGCTACCTACCTTGCGGAAGAGATCGAAAAGCCCGAGCGTAATCTGCCGCGAGCCATGATCATCGGTACGGTGGGCACCATTCTGCTCTACGTGGCGCTCAATATTCTGTATTATCTGGCCGCGCCGGCCGGCGAGTTTTCGGGCAGCTTCCTGGTCGCCTCCATCGCCGCCGAACGGCTCTTTGGCGCAAATATTTCGGTGATATTCAAGGTCGCCTTCTGTCTATTGATGCTTTCTTCGATGTCGGCTTACATCATGATTGGGCCGCGGGTATATTTTGCCATGGCTCGCGACAATCTCTTCTTCAGCTATGCTCGACGCATCAATCCGCGCTTTGGCACTCCGGTGGTGAGCATCTTTTTTCAGGCGGCGCTGGCGCTGGTTTATATCTTTACCGGCACCTACGACTCCATCATGACCTTGATGGGCTTTGCCCTGATGATCTTTCCGCTGCTAACCGTGATTGGTCTGGTCATCGACCGCTATCGTCGCCCGCGCGCTGAGCGTCCCTATCGCGCTCCGTTCTTTCCGCTGGCCCCCGCAATTTTCATCGGCCTGTCGGTCTTCACCATGGTAGGCAGCTACCTGGAGGCGCCCGCTTCCTGTCTCTGGGCGCTGCTCATTGCCGCCGGCGGCGTGCCGGTATACTTTGTCTGGACTTCCATCTATCGCTGGCTGGCCGGACGACAGACGGCTATCGTACCGGATTGA
- the lpxK gene encoding tetraacyldisaccharide 4'-kinase — protein MPQADPLLASRGILEKLYLWLHARVYASRLRRQQRFAERTVISIGNLSAGGVGKTPLSFALARRLGPRNCLIALRGYGARIADHGLLAGEDGQRLASARQCGDEALLLVESGARVAAGPNRLQLLQRFAGDRRYVLLDDAFQNPLVARDLELLLIDATDYPQRMRLIPGGRYRDPLSAAARADMIILTRCDLVARAQLNELCKLLRRLAPQVPLLESEHRSKRLQPAAPRGVRFGAFAGLGNNEGFFAALERSGLTLSQRRSFRDHHWYSVADLQALHRVDPQLHWITSEKDMARIEAACVEQSGLTGRLHSIGLELHLRRKGMEQILRAIDRRKKGAKTRAAKAPK, from the coding sequence ATGCCCCAGGCTGATCCGCTGCTGGCCTCGCGCGGAATACTGGAGAAGCTTTACCTCTGGCTTCACGCCAGGGTCTACGCCTCGCGCCTGCGCCGCCAGCAGCGCTTTGCGGAGCGCACGGTCATTTCCATTGGCAATCTCTCTGCGGGCGGCGTGGGCAAGACCCCGTTGAGTTTTGCACTGGCCCGTCGTCTTGGTCCTCGAAATTGTCTGATCGCACTGCGCGGCTACGGGGCGCGCATTGCAGACCACGGTTTGCTGGCTGGCGAAGACGGCCAGCGTCTGGCATCGGCGCGCCAGTGCGGCGACGAAGCCTTGCTGCTGGTTGAAAGCGGAGCGCGCGTTGCCGCCGGTCCGAATCGCTTGCAATTGCTGCAACGTTTTGCCGGCGACCGTCGCTATGTGCTGCTCGACGATGCCTTCCAGAATCCGCTGGTGGCGCGCGATCTGGAACTGCTGTTGATCGACGCCACCGACTACCCGCAACGCATGCGTCTGATTCCTGGCGGACGCTACCGCGATCCGTTGAGCGCTGCCGCGCGCGCCGATATGATCATTCTTACGCGCTGCGATCTCGTTGCCAGAGCGCAACTCAACGAATTGTGCAAATTGCTGCGGCGCCTGGCGCCGCAAGTCCCCCTGCTGGAAAGTGAACATCGCAGCAAACGATTGCAGCCGGCCGCGCCGCGCGGCGTTCGCTTTGGCGCCTTTGCCGGACTGGGAAATAACGAAGGATTCTTTGCTGCGCTGGAGCGCTCCGGACTGACGCTCAGTCAACGCCGCAGCTTTCGGGACCACCACTGGTACAGTGTGGCGGATCTTCAGGCCCTGCATCGTGTCGACCCACAACTGCACTGGATCACCAGCGAAAAAGACATGGCGCGGATCGAAGCCGCCTGCGTAGAACAATCCGGCCTGACGGGCAGGCTGCATTCCATTGGCCTGGAGTTGCACCTGCGACGAAAAGGCATGGAACAGATCCTGCGCGCCATCGATCGCCGGAAAAAGGGCGCGAAGACTCGTGCGGCGAAAGCTCCGAAGTGA
- a CDS encoding ABC transporter ATP-binding protein/permease yields the protein MAAADQNLSAADRRRIIRRLFHYLARRRLRLLGGAALALIVSLANLFSLTAFVPIFNAMGGETETSLFELGAAERANHQLWLEGRAAANFEIARAHITDIKVRINQYFAGKSARDTIITLCLMVFPVHLLKVLCITAAIYLSGTAGLLAVRDLRLELYGNLTRVGMETFGQERTGILMSRVVNDVELIGKSLSVEFNEAMIDIFYVITHLALLAYIDWQLLLITLIGVPILTAPVSRFAARIRRAARGQQERLAELGGHIQEVISGIRVIRAFSMEEFERSRFRQINEKLYENTFRGHYYHQVGPALTEITATLVVTGFLAWGAWKIELGALNKGQFMAFFITLIFLMGPIKQLSVLTNLLAGAVVAANRVFDMLDAQSGVSEASQPRPFSGVQDCIEFRNVGFRYPGAERAAIQNISFRTPRGAAIALAGASGAGKSTMMDLLPRFYDPGEGQILIDGVDLREYELRSLRTGIGLVSQDVFLFHATIRENIAYGHPDASLEQIQAAAQAANADEFIQRLPQGYDTPIGERGVMLSGGQRQRLAIARALIQDPPILVLDEATSNLDNESERLVQQAIERLEQGRTTFIVAHRLSTIFRCDEILVLDQGRIVQRGRHEQLLAADGPYRRLYEMQFAEQNAPG from the coding sequence ATGGCTGCAGCGGACCAGAATCTAAGCGCCGCCGATCGTCGACGCATCATTCGCCGGCTTTTTCACTACCTGGCCCGCAGGCGCTTGCGTTTGCTTGGCGGCGCGGCGCTGGCCTTGATTGTTTCACTGGCCAATCTGTTTTCGCTGACGGCGTTTGTGCCCATCTTCAATGCCATGGGCGGCGAGACGGAAACGTCGCTCTTTGAGCTGGGCGCCGCCGAGCGCGCCAACCACCAGCTGTGGCTGGAAGGTCGCGCCGCCGCAAATTTTGAAATCGCACGCGCACATATTACGGATATCAAAGTGCGCATCAACCAGTACTTCGCCGGCAAATCCGCGCGCGATACGATCATTACTCTCTGCCTGATGGTTTTTCCGGTTCATCTCCTGAAAGTGCTCTGCATAACCGCCGCCATCTATCTCTCCGGGACCGCGGGTCTGCTGGCGGTGCGCGATTTGCGTCTCGAACTCTACGGGAACCTGACGCGCGTGGGAATGGAAACCTTTGGACAGGAGCGTACTGGAATTCTGATGAGTCGCGTCGTCAACGATGTCGAGCTCATCGGAAAGTCGCTGTCCGTAGAATTCAATGAGGCGATGATCGACATCTTTTATGTGATTACCCATCTCGCTCTGCTGGCCTACATAGACTGGCAGTTGCTTTTGATCACGCTGATTGGCGTTCCGATCCTGACGGCGCCGGTGTCGCGCTTTGCGGCGCGGATTCGCCGCGCGGCGCGCGGCCAACAGGAACGCCTTGCCGAGCTGGGCGGACACATCCAGGAGGTGATCAGCGGCATTCGCGTCATTCGGGCGTTTTCTATGGAAGAATTTGAACGCTCGCGCTTTCGCCAGATCAACGAGAAGCTCTACGAAAATACATTTCGCGGACACTACTACCACCAGGTTGGACCGGCCCTGACCGAAATCACGGCAACGCTGGTTGTAACCGGATTTCTGGCGTGGGGCGCCTGGAAGATTGAACTCGGCGCGCTGAATAAGGGCCAGTTCATGGCCTTTTTCATAACGCTCATTTTCTTGATGGGACCGATCAAGCAGCTCAGTGTTTTGACCAACCTTCTTGCCGGGGCGGTGGTTGCCGCCAATCGGGTATTCGATATGCTGGATGCGCAAAGCGGCGTCAGCGAAGCCTCGCAACCGCGGCCCTTTAGCGGCGTCCAGGATTGCATTGAGTTTCGCAACGTGGGCTTTCGTTATCCCGGCGCGGAGCGCGCAGCCATCCAGAACATAAGCTTTCGAACGCCGCGCGGCGCGGCCATCGCCCTTGCCGGCGCTTCTGGCGCCGGCAAGTCAACCATGATGGATCTGCTGCCGCGCTTCTATGATCCAGGCGAGGGGCAGATATTGATTGATGGCGTAGACTTGCGCGAGTACGAACTGCGCTCGCTGCGCACTGGCATTGGCCTGGTCAGCCAGGATGTATTTCTATTCCACGCTACGATTCGCGAGAACATTGCCTACGGTCATCCCGACGCCAGCCTCGAACAGATCCAGGCCGCTGCGCAGGCCGCCAACGCCGATGAATTCATCCAGCGATTGCCGCAGGGCTATGATACGCCCATCGGCGAACGCGGCGTGATGCTGTCTGGAGGACAGCGCCAGCGCCTGGCCATCGCCAGGGCTTTGATTCAGGATCCGCCGATCCTGGTGCTGGACGAAGCAACCTCCAATCTTGACAACGAAAGCGAGCGGCTGGTGCAGCAGGCCATCGAACGTCTGGAACAGGGTCGTACCACTTTTATCGTCGCTCATCGACTCTCGACGATCTTTCGCTGCGATGAAATTCTGGTGCTCGATCAAGGTCGCATCGTGCAGCGCGGGCGCCATGAGCAGCTGCTGGCCGCGGACGGGCCCTACCGGCGGCTCTATGAAATGCAGTTTGCGGAGCAAAATGCCCCAGGCTGA
- the recN gene encoding DNA repair protein RecN has translation MLQELRIENFGIIEELRIRPGRGLNVITGETGAGKTLLLTAIEAVLGGKAGGGLVRNGAARACVHALFDLSRLPDLRHDLQARGFPPRDGALELRREISADGRSRVAINGQNTSLSVLRNFSSRLVEIHGQHEHQRILDPETHLESLDLFAAVADLRDQVAERFQRYSLLRNRLRSNALEAGERQQRIEFLKFAIGEIDELDPRAGQFDELQNERALIQNSGKLFRDLCQAYEDLRERDASAIDLLVRVESALSAHLAILPELQERVAVAAEARYNLEAIADFLRAMRERLQFSPERLEDIEERLAHYQRLQKKYGGSTSALLETRDRYLRELAAIEISAEDLALMKAELGVVESELLELCEELSLRRRSVAPALEEQLAQELGLLGMPGARIVISIRREVASAGESPGEGESQSALGRGRFVVCEKGLDRVEFLLSANAGENLHPLRKVASGGELSRITLALKTIFFAHRPTPSVVFDEVDAGVGGEIAHAIGQRLRMLAEGGQALVVTHLHQIASVASHHYRLWKSENAGRTQSQMLRLEGEERIREMARMLGSDGASQTVLAHARELLQQPHLRQARAGRSA, from the coding sequence ATGCTCCAGGAACTCAGAATCGAGAATTTTGGAATCATTGAAGAGCTGCGTATCAGACCTGGCCGCGGCTTGAACGTCATCACCGGTGAAACCGGCGCCGGCAAGACTCTGCTGCTCACGGCCATCGAAGCGGTACTGGGCGGAAAGGCCGGAGGGGGCCTGGTGCGCAACGGCGCCGCGCGGGCCTGCGTTCATGCTTTGTTCGACCTGAGCCGACTTCCGGACCTGCGCCATGATTTGCAGGCGCGCGGTTTTCCGCCACGCGACGGCGCACTTGAACTGCGACGGGAAATCAGCGCCGATGGGCGCTCCCGGGTTGCCATCAACGGACAGAATACCTCGCTCTCCGTCTTGCGCAACTTCAGCAGCCGTCTGGTGGAAATCCACGGCCAGCACGAGCACCAGCGCATTCTGGATCCCGAAACCCATCTGGAAAGCCTGGATCTTTTTGCCGCGGTTGCCGATTTGCGCGATCAGGTGGCGGAGCGCTTTCAACGCTACAGCCTGCTGCGCAATCGTCTGCGTTCCAATGCCCTCGAGGCAGGCGAACGCCAGCAACGCATTGAATTTCTAAAATTTGCCATTGGCGAAATCGACGAACTTGATCCGCGCGCCGGCCAATTCGATGAATTGCAAAACGAGCGAGCCTTGATTCAAAACAGCGGCAAGCTCTTTCGCGATCTCTGCCAGGCCTATGAAGATCTGCGGGAGCGGGACGCCTCGGCGATTGACCTGCTGGTACGCGTGGAATCAGCGCTCAGCGCCCACCTTGCAATTCTGCCGGAATTGCAGGAACGTGTGGCTGTCGCCGCTGAGGCCCGCTACAACCTGGAGGCAATTGCCGATTTCTTGCGCGCCATGCGTGAACGGCTGCAATTTTCACCGGAGCGCCTGGAGGACATTGAGGAGCGCCTGGCGCACTACCAGCGCTTGCAAAAGAAATATGGCGGAAGCACAAGCGCCTTGCTGGAAACGCGCGATCGCTACCTGCGCGAACTCGCGGCCATAGAGATCAGCGCCGAGGATCTGGCGCTGATGAAGGCGGAACTGGGCGTCGTCGAGTCCGAGCTGCTTGAACTGTGCGAAGAGCTTTCACTGCGCCGTCGCTCGGTGGCGCCCGCACTGGAGGAGCAACTGGCCCAGGAACTTGGCCTGCTGGGAATGCCGGGGGCGCGGATTGTTATATCGATACGCCGCGAGGTGGCTTCCGCCGGCGAGTCGCCTGGCGAAGGAGAATCGCAATCGGCGCTCGGACGCGGACGTTTTGTGGTCTGCGAAAAGGGTCTGGATCGCGTTGAATTTCTGCTCTCCGCCAATGCGGGCGAGAATCTGCATCCCTTGCGCAAGGTCGCCAGCGGCGGCGAACTTTCGCGCATCACACTGGCGCTGAAAACGATCTTCTTTGCACACCGACCCACCCCCAGCGTTGTCTTTGACGAAGTCGACGCCGGCGTAGGCGGGGAAATAGCACATGCGATCGGCCAGCGTCTGCGGATGCTTGCCGAGGGCGGGCAGGCGCTGGTGGTTACGCACCTGCATCAGATTGCCAGCGTGGCTTCGCATCACTACCGCCTCTGGAAAAGCGAGAATGCCGGGCGGACACAATCGCAAATGCTGCGTCTGGAAGGCGAGGAGCGAATCCGCGAAATGGCGCGAATGCTTGGCAGCGATGGCGCCAGTCAGACCGTTCTGGCCCATGCCAGGGAGCTTCTGCAGCAGCCGCATTTGAGGCAGGCGCGCGCTGGCCGGAGCGCGTAG
- a CDS encoding CoA transferase, with product MNAQENATNSGEGPLSGLRVVDLSLLLPGPLCSMYLGDMGADVIKVENPRVPDFTRLMGARLSKGDNSESGLFLMLNRNKRAITLNLKREEGRAVLLRLLETADILLEGFRPDALSEMGIGYEQLKERFPRLIYCAISGYGASGPYTRLAGHDGNYIGYAGLLDITGPADGPPELPGFQVADIGGGALIALSGILAAVYARQKSGRGQFVDVSMLDGAFSFLSLHAGEFLASGQPPQRGRMTLSGALPNYNVYRCRDGKYVILAALEERFFRAFLRQIGEEALLEGLRLDAEGLAVLFPRLRAIFAQRDRDQWQELFLNSECCLGPVNSVAEAFADPQLRSRQMVVEIEHPQLGPVLMIGAPFHFSDTPVSYRQAPPGHGQHTDEVLESLGIDASRRAELRSRRAI from the coding sequence GTGAATGCTCAGGAAAACGCAACCAATTCAGGCGAAGGGCCGCTCAGCGGACTGCGCGTCGTGGATCTTTCGCTGCTGCTGCCTGGTCCTTTGTGTTCCATGTATCTGGGAGACATGGGCGCCGATGTTATCAAGGTCGAAAATCCGCGCGTTCCGGACTTCACGCGTCTGATGGGCGCGCGCCTGAGCAAAGGCGACAATTCGGAAAGCGGGCTGTTCCTGATGCTCAACCGCAACAAGCGCGCCATCACACTGAACTTGAAGCGCGAAGAAGGACGCGCCGTGCTGCTGCGTTTGCTGGAAACAGCGGACATCTTGCTGGAAGGATTTCGACCGGACGCCCTTTCCGAAATGGGCATCGGCTACGAACAACTCAAAGAGCGTTTTCCGCGGCTGATCTATTGCGCTATTTCTGGCTACGGCGCCAGCGGTCCCTACACACGCCTTGCCGGCCATGATGGCAATTACATCGGCTACGCCGGACTGCTCGATATCACCGGCCCGGCGGACGGCCCGCCAGAGCTTCCCGGTTTTCAAGTGGCGGACATTGGCGGAGGCGCATTGATTGCGCTGTCGGGAATCCTCGCGGCCGTGTACGCCCGTCAAAAAAGCGGTCGCGGCCAGTTTGTGGATGTCAGCATGCTGGATGGCGCCTTCAGTTTTCTGAGCCTGCACGCCGGCGAGTTTCTGGCCAGCGGTCAGCCTCCGCAGCGCGGTCGCATGACGCTCTCCGGAGCGCTGCCCAACTACAATGTCTACCGCTGTCGCGATGGAAAATACGTGATCCTGGCCGCGCTGGAAGAACGCTTCTTTCGCGCCTTTCTGCGGCAGATCGGCGAGGAGGCGCTGCTTGAGGGACTGCGTCTCGATGCCGAGGGTCTGGCTGTCCTCTTTCCGCGACTGCGGGCCATTTTTGCACAACGCGATCGCGATCAATGGCAGGAACTCTTCTTGAACAGCGAATGTTGCCTGGGACCGGTAAACTCCGTGGCTGAGGCCTTTGCCGATCCACAATTGCGCTCTCGCCAGATGGTGGTGGAAATCGAGCACCCCCAGCTGGGTCCAGTCCTGATGATTGGAGCGCCCTTTCACTTTTCGGATACGCCCGTCTCCTACCGTCAGGCGCCGCCTGGACACGGCCAGCATACCGATGAGGTGCTGGAGTCGCTGGGCATCGACGCCAGCCGGCGGGCTGAGTTGCGCAGTCGACGCGCCATCTAG